GTGATTGAATGTGATACCCCAATAGTAATTATGGTCCTTATCAAAGAAATCAGTTTTCCTGCATAGAAAAATTAAGTTAAATTTATGTACAGAGAGGTTCAGTACTCGATTTTATTTTCAGATTCTTCCCAGGCCCTGAAAGCTTCAAGGGCTTCTTCCCTGAGAAGCTGTTTGAAATCTATTTTTCTTTCATTCATAGGGCGCGAAATTTCCTCGTATATGAAGGAATCGTCAAAACCTATATTTTCAGCATCTGACCTTGTACTGGCAAAGAAGACTTTATCTATCCTTGCCCAGTAAATGGCACCAAGGCACATGGGGCAGGGCTCGCAGGAAACATAAATGCTGCACCCGCTCAGGTCAAAGGTATTCAATTTTCGGGCTGCCTCTCTTATAGCACCAATTTCTGCATGGGCGGTAGGATCGTTATGCAAAGTGACCTGATTGTAACTTTCCGAAACTATTTTTCCGTTTTTCACTATTACGGCACCAAAAGGGCCCCCTCCTCTCTTCACACTTTCAAGAGAAAGTTCAATGGCTCGTCTTATGAGTAAAAGATCTTTTTCTGACATGCTATCTTTCATCTCTATCTTCCTGGATAAGATAAATATGATGACAGAATATGCCCTTTAGCGGCAGGAGTCGGTTTTTCAGGCGAAAATCAGAACCTTTTTTTGAAATAAAAGCTGAAAAAAACAGTTTAGAGAACAAAACTTAAGTATCAAAACATATCAAACCATAATTCGGAGTGATAATGTTGACAACTAAAAGTTTCACTGCTGAAGAAGCAAAGACCGTTGGGGAAAAACTTGGAATAACCTGGGACAAATTCGATGTTGACCAGTTCCGCAGAGGCATGGACGTGGAGCTGGAACACGGAACCAGAGATCCCGCAACAAATGTCACGAACGATGACCCCATAATGACAGGAAAGATTGCTCTGGCCCATCTCAACGAGTTTCCTGACTATTACGACAGGCTCGAAGAAATGGAAGAAGAAGCTGAGAAATACTGGGAAAAAGCAGGACACTGAACTTCGAAAAACATTACTTATTTTACGGCCTGTAATGGCCCTCTCAGGACAGCAGATAAAAACATTAAAAATTTATTGACATAAATAATTTATCTGACCTATTAAAAATGTTTCTCGGTATGCTTGTAAGTTTCATGCATACCGAAAATTTTTGTTTTCAGTTAATTTTCAGTTAATTTTCAGTTAATTTTCAGTTAAGTACTTTAAATCTCATCAGGTTCAGGGACATACCAGTTATCAGTATCATTTTCTTTTTTCTGGCCCTCATTTCCAGGACTCTCGTTATTCTGATCTTCGTCAGGCTCAGGAATATACCAGTACCCTTCTTCATCGGGCTCAGTATAGCTTTCATAAGCTTCTTCATATTCCTCTTCAGGTTCAGAGGAAGTATTGTTTAATTCCGGAGAAACCTGAGTCATGTTTGTGCTGGTATTTAGAGAAACGTTATCCTCACCGCCGTACCATCTCATAGGCAACGGATAATCAAGGTTACCTCTATAGGTTTGCGGAATGAAGATGCGGGTTCCCCTATTTTGCAGAGCCGCCTCAAAGTCAGGATCCAGCGAATCAAGTTTTGCTTTACATACCGAAGCTTCATCGTATTCCTTTATGCGGTAGTGGGAAAAGCGCTTATTGTAAAGTGCAGAAGGTGAATCTGGATCAATTTCAAGGGCACTTTCATAGGAGTTTATTGACTCGTTAACGTCTCCCAATACATTAGCCAGATATCCTTTATTATACCATGCAGTTATGCAGTCTGGCTTTAATTGCACTGTTTTGTTAAAGCATTCAAGGGCAGCATTATTACTGCTTATTGCGAAATTGGCGCACCCTTTGAAATACCAGGCCGCCGGATTATCCGGATCATATTCAAGAGCTTTATCATAGGTTGCAAGCGCTTCCTGATATTTCTCCATTTTAGAGAGAGCAAAGCCCTTGTTATTAATAGCATCAATATTTTTTGGGTCAAGGGCAAGGATCTTATCATAGCAGGCAATTGCAGCCTCGAAATCTCCCATCGCTTCCAGAGCTTTACCCTGCCTGTACATTATTTCTCTATTCTCAGGCGTAATTTCAAGAATCTCTCCATATGTTGAAGCAGCTTCGTCATATCTGCCAAGCTCTTCAAGCAGAGAAGCTTTCTCAGACAGCGCCTTAGAGTTGGTGGGGTCAAGCTTCATAATAACATCATAGTCTTCCAGCGCGGCTTCCGGTCTTCCGGACCTTGCCAGAGCAAAAGCTCGTCCTTCCAGAGCCTCCACGTTCTCAGGCTCAAGTTCCAGGAGAGGATTGAAGCATGCAACTGCTTCATCATATCTTCCAAGGCTTGCAAGAGCAAGAGATTTCCCCTGGAGAGCTTCCGAGTCAGTTGAATTGAGCTTGAGCAACTGGTCATAGTAAGCAATTGCTTCTTCAGCCCTCCCAAGATCACTCGATGTGGAAGCCATCCCATACCAGGCATTACTCGACTGAGGATCAATATCCAGGGCTTTCTGGTAACACTCAAGAGCTTCCTCACTTCTTCCCAGTTTGTCAAGGGCAGAGCCTTTCTCATACCATGCCTCAGTACGTACTGGATTGATTGCAAGAGCCATATCATAAGAATGAAGCGCATCTTCATACATCTCAAGCTTGCTGTATGTTGAAGCTTTGCCATACCATGCTTCATCGTAACCGAATTCCGGGCTCAGGTCTTTAATGCTCCCTGAAATCTCCGTGTTATCATCAGGGCTTGCATATTTATAGCTTAAAAGGTAAGACCAGAAGCCTCCTGTAATTGCCTTCTGAGGATTGATATTTGTATTTTTATTGTTAGCCGATATGGAAGTCAAGTTCCCGGACAGCATTTCTATATCCTTATTCAATCTGAAACGAGCAACGGAATAATTGGAGTTTATCTGGAGAGCCTGGCTGTAACAGTCTGAAGCTTCCTGATATCTTCCGAGCTCATCAAGAAGAAGACCTTTATTGTACCATATTTCCGCACTATCAGGTGCGACTTCAAGAACCCTATCATAGCAAACAATGGAGTCTTCGTATCTTCCTATCTTTGCCAGAGCAAAAGCCTTGCCGTACCATGCAAGTGTGTAATTCTCATCAAGGTCAATAGCTTCATCATAGCTTTTTACGGCATCTTTGTATTTCCCAAGCTTTGAAGAATCATATCCTTTTTTATACCAGACTTTAGCATATCCGGAATCCAGTTTAAGGGCTTTATCATAGCATTCAACTGCTTCTGCAGACTTGTTAAGCCTGTCAAGGTTCAGTCCCTTCTGATACCAGATAATTGCATGATCGGATTCTGTCTCAAGAACCTTATTATAACACTCAAGGGCAGATTCGTAGTTTCCAAGCTTGTCAAAAGCCAGGCCTTTATCGTACCAGATTTTGACTGCAGGAGATTTAAACTCGGGGACTTCAGAATAAACAGGTAATGAAGAGTCATAAGCTTTGAGACTTTCGAGGAGGCTGTCCCCAGCTTCCTGGATTTCAATTCCCGCATCAGGATTAAGAGCCCTATCATAGCAGATTATTGCAGCATCATACTGCCCCATTGCATTAAGTACGGAACCCTTGCTGTACCATGCTTCTGTATTATCAGGACTGTAAACAAGGATCTCATCATAGCACTGCAGAGCCTCTTCATTTCTGCCAAGCTGCTCAAGACAGAGCCCTTTTTTCTGAAGGGCACTGAGATTTTCAGGCTCTGAAAGGAGGACAAATTCGTAGCAGGTCAGGGCATCCTGATACATTTCCATCCTTTCAAGGTCCATGCCTTTATTATACCACGCCTCTACAAGGTCAGGGTTAAGAGAAATAGCCTGATCGTAACATTCTATTGCAGATTCATAATCTCCGGAAAAATCGTACATTATTCCTTTCTGATTCCAGAGTTCGAAATCTTCAGGAGTAACATTAAGAGCTCTGTTAAAACAATTCATCGCTTCTTCATAGTTCTCAAGCTGGGCGTATGCTTTACCCTGCATTTGTAAAGCTTTTGAAGAGTTAGTCCCAAATTGAATCGAAGTATCATAAGAGGTTAAAGCTTCCTGGTCAAGGCCGAGCTTCTCAGAAGCAGTTGCTTTCTGGAACCATACCCTCGAGAGATAATTGTCTGTTGCCAGGCTTTTCTCGTAACAGTTAATTGCCTCTATATAATTTTTTGTCTGGAGGTACTCGTCACCTTTTTTATACCAGCTTTCGGAAGAAACCGGGAAGGTTTCTATAGCCATGTCATAGCAGGCAATTGATTCTTCGTACTTTTCAAGAGCAGATAGGGAACAGCCTTTCCCATACCATGCCATTGATGAGTTAGGTTCAATTTCAAGTGCTTTTTCAAAGCATCCTATAGAAAGCTCATATTCTTTAAGGGAATAAAGATCATTACCTTTAGTTAACAGGCCTTCTACAGAAGACGGTCGCTGAGAAAGTACTTCATCACGGGTGGAAGCGGCAGGCACCTCTTCTCCTTCTAGATTCTTCTGGGCTTCAGCTGCTCCTGCTGCAGGTAAAAAACCTGAAGTAAAGGATAAAACAAAAGCCAGAATACTTAGAAAACATACGATTAAGCAGATTTTTTTAATTGAGCTCATTAAATACCC
This window of the Methanosarcina mazei S-6 genome carries:
- a CDS encoding nucleoside deaminase, translated to MKDSMSEKDLLLIRRAIELSLESVKRGGGPFGAVIVKNGKIVSESYNQVTLHNDPTAHAEIGAIREAARKLNTFDLSGCSIYVSCEPCPMCLGAIYWARIDKVFFASTRSDAENIGFDDSFIYEEISRPMNERKIDFKQLLREEALEAFRAWEESENKIEY
- a CDS encoding DUF5661 family protein, with amino-acid sequence MLTTKSFTAEEAKTVGEKLGITWDKFDVDQFRRGMDVELEHGTRDPATNVTNDDPIMTGKIALAHLNEFPDYYDRLEEMEEEAEKYWEKAGH
- a CDS encoding tetratricopeptide repeat protein; the encoded protein is MSSIKKICLIVCFLSILAFVLSFTSGFLPAAGAAEAQKNLEGEEVPAASTRDEVLSQRPSSVEGLLTKGNDLYSLKEYELSIGCFEKALEIEPNSSMAWYGKGCSLSALEKYEESIACYDMAIETFPVSSESWYKKGDEYLQTKNYIEAINCYEKSLATDNYLSRVWFQKATASEKLGLDQEALTSYDTSIQFGTNSSKALQMQGKAYAQLENYEEAMNCFNRALNVTPEDFELWNQKGIMYDFSGDYESAIECYDQAISLNPDLVEAWYNKGMDLERMEMYQDALTCYEFVLLSEPENLSALQKKGLCLEQLGRNEEALQCYDEILVYSPDNTEAWYSKGSVLNAMGQYDAAIICYDRALNPDAGIEIQEAGDSLLESLKAYDSSLPVYSEVPEFKSPAVKIWYDKGLAFDKLGNYESALECYNKVLETESDHAIIWYQKGLNLDRLNKSAEAVECYDKALKLDSGYAKVWYKKGYDSSKLGKYKDAVKSYDEAIDLDENYTLAWYGKAFALAKIGRYEDSIVCYDRVLEVAPDSAEIWYNKGLLLDELGRYQEASDCYSQALQINSNYSVARFRLNKDIEMLSGNLTSISANNKNTNINPQKAITGGFWSYLLSYKYASPDDNTEISGSIKDLSPEFGYDEAWYGKASTYSKLEMYEDALHSYDMALAINPVRTEAWYEKGSALDKLGRSEEALECYQKALDIDPQSSNAWYGMASTSSDLGRAEEAIAYYDQLLKLNSTDSEALQGKSLALASLGRYDEAVACFNPLLELEPENVEALEGRAFALARSGRPEAALEDYDVIMKLDPTNSKALSEKASLLEELGRYDEAASTYGEILEITPENREIMYRQGKALEAMGDFEAAIACYDKILALDPKNIDAINNKGFALSKMEKYQEALATYDKALEYDPDNPAAWYFKGCANFAISSNNAALECFNKTVQLKPDCITAWYNKGYLANVLGDVNESINSYESALEIDPDSPSALYNKRFSHYRIKEYDEASVCKAKLDSLDPDFEAALQNRGTRIFIPQTYRGNLDYPLPMRWYGGEDNVSLNTSTNMTQVSPELNNTSSEPEEEYEEAYESYTEPDEEGYWYIPEPDEDQNNESPGNEGQKKENDTDNWYVPEPDEI